TACCCCCCATACGTCCCCGGGCGCAGGACGTTGGTGCCCATAAACTCAAGGGGCTCTCCCATGCACCTCCTCCCGGGAGGGTATAGGCGCACCCGCTCTGGGGGAAGCTAAAGGGTTAGGTTTCGGTGCATAATCCCCAGGAACCCAATGGGCATTCGGGTGTCCCCTTTCATGCATGGTCCAAAGATCAACCCCGGGCCTACACCCAGGGTGGCCTTAGAGGTTCCACCCCCCGGCCACCTCCAGGACCTGCCCGGTCACGTAGGGCTCCCGCACGAAGAAGAGCACCGCCCGGGCGATCTCCTCAAGCAGGGCCAGGCGGGCCATGGGGATCTCCTGAAGGGGTTTGGACACGGAGTTTTCCGCCACCCCCGGGGCCACCACGTTGGCGGTGATCCCCGCCTGGGCGAAGCGCTTGGCGATGGCCTTGGTGTAGAGAATCACCCCGGTTTTGGCGATGGCGTAGGGGGTGATGTGGGGCCGGGCCAAGAGGTTCTGGGCCCCGGCGTAGCCCAGGTTCACAATGCGCCCATACCCCTGGGCCACCATGAGGGGAAGGAGCTTTTGGGTGAGGAGGAAGGTGCTGGTGAGGTTGGAGTCCAGGATCCACCGCCACTCCTCCAGGGAAACCTCCTCTATGGGCTTGTAGAGGTAGTCCCCCACGTTGTTCACCAGGACACCAACCCCCCCCAGGTGGTAGCGCACTTCCTCCACCAGGGCTAAGACCTCCTCCTCCCGGGTGAGGTCAGCCCGCACCTTGATGGCCTTGACCCCCAGGGCCTCCGCCTCGAGGCGGGTAGCCTCCGCCAGGCCCTCCGAGGTGCGGTAGTGCACCGCCACGTGAAAGCCCTCCTTGGCCAGGGCCAGGAGGATGGCCCGGCCAATGCCCTTGGCGCTCCCGGTGACCAAAGCAACCCTCATCCCTTCCCCCTTGCCGCCAGGTAGGTTTCCAGCAAAACCCGGGTGAAGCTATTTAGCGGAAGGGCAAAGCCCTCTTCTGGCTTTAACCAGGCCCACTCCAGGATCTCCTCGCCCGGCCGTACCTCCCCTTCTCCTAGGGCAAAGTAGTTGAAGAGGAGCATGTGGGTGGGCTGGTAAAACTCCGGGCTATAGATGGCCTCCTGCACCAGGGCGAAGCGCACCTCCCTAAGGCCGAGCCCCACCTCTTCCCAGAACTCCCGCCTTAAGGCCTCCTCGAGGCTCTCCCCCCACTCCACCTTACCCCCGGGTACCCCCCATAACCCCCGCCACTTCTCCGTGCGCACCAGAAGCACCCTGCCCCCTTGCTCCACCAAGGCCCCTACCGTGGGGATGGGATGGCGCGGAGAACCCTCCATAGATACCAAAGGACAAGATACAGGCCCTGAAGGAGCACGAAGGTGAGGTAGGCCTCAGGCTTTTGGTAAAGCAGAAAGACCCCCAGGAAGAAAAGCTGGCTAGTGAGGCCCAGGTTCACCACCCCCGCCAAGGCCCATTCGTCCCAAAAGCGCTCAGGCACAAGGCGAAACCGGCCAAGCAAAAAGCCCTCCAAGGCCCTGATACCCCAATCCTGGGGGAGGAAGAAAAGGCGGTACACCCCCCGCAGGAAGGCGAGAAGGGACGTGGGAGGATCCCCCTCCCCAGCGGGTAGGGGAAGACCCCGGGCTTCCCGGTACAGCCTTTCCAGATTGAAGTCGTAGGACTGGACCAGGGTGAAAACCCCAAAGGCTACAAAGGCCAGTTCCCAGGCCCCGGTACGCGCCCCCAAGGCCAGGAAGAGGAAGAGGTTCCCCAGAAGGTCCAGCTCCGTGTCCAGGTAACGCCCAAGCTCCGTAACCTCCCCCCTCAGGCGCGCCAGCTGGCCATCGGCGTTATCCAAAATGGTTTTTAGCTGGAGGAGAAGGGCTGCGGGTAGATCCTGGCCCAGATGGATCAACCGGGCGGCGAGGAGGACCAGGATGGTGTGGAGGAAAACCAGGTGGTGAGGCCTAAGGCGGGTACGGAACAGGAGGAGGACCACCAGGTGGGCCAAGGGGCGGAAGAGGAGGACGTTGAGAAACTCCTGTACCGGCCTTTCCTTGGCTCCGGGAACCATGGTCAGTCCTGGATGTGGGAGAGCACCCGGGCCACCACCTCCTCGAGGGTCATCCCGCTGGTATCGATCACCACGGCCTCGGGAGCCGGGGCGCTTTGGGCCCGGTCCAGCTCGTCCCGCCGGATGAGCTCCCTCAGCACCTCCCCGTAATCCTGAGGCCGCTCCAGGGTGCGCCGCCTGGCCCGCACCTCCGGGGTGGCCGTGAGGTAGAACTTGTGGGGCGCCTGGGGAAAGACCGCCGTCCCCATATCCCGCCCCTCGGCCACGAAGGGCGGGGGCACCTCCCTAAGCCTTTCGTTCACCCAGGCCCGCACCCCAGGGTGGCGGGCCACCTGGGAAACCGCACGGTCCACCTCGGGGGTGTGCAGGTTTGGGGTCAGGTCCTCCAGAGCGCCTGCCCTCTCAGCCACCACCCGGTTGCCCTGGGCCTCGGGGAGCAAACGCACCCGGAAAGTTTCTAAAAGCGCCAGAATGCCCGCCTCATCCCCTGGGTCCACCCCCACCCTCTGGGCCAGGTAGGCGGCGGCGCGGTAGAGGAGGCCGCTACTCAGGTAGGGCACACCCAAGGCCTCCGCCACCTTTTGGGCCACGGAGCTCTTTCCCGAGGCGGAGGGCCCGTCAATGGTCACGATGCCCCGCATAGCCGCTTCAGGTCCTGGAAAAACCCGGGGTAGGAGATCTCCGCCCAATGGGGCTCCCAAACCCTAACCCCCACGGGCAAGGCTGCCACGGCGAAGGCCATGGCGATGCGGTGGTCGTGGAAGGGCTCCACCTCCCCCGGCCTCACCCCACCCCCTTGAATCCTCAGCCAGTCCGGTCCCTCCTCCACCCCAACCCCCAGGGCCCTGAGATTATGGGCAATGGCGGCGATGCGGTCGGACTCCTTCACCCTGAGCTCGGAAAGGCCTGGAATATGGGTCTCCCCTTCTGCCCAGGAAGCAGCGGCGGCCAGGATGGGCACCTCGTCCACCATGAGGGGGATCAGCCCCGGATCCACGGAGACCCCCTTTAGGGGGCTATACCGGGCCCGTATCCAGCCCACGGGCTCCCCCGCCTCCCCCTCCAGCACCTGCCACTCCAGGTCCGCCCCCATCTCCCGGAGCACCTGGAGAAGGCCCGTGCGGGTGGGGTTTAAGCCCACGCCCTCCACGGTGACCTCGGAACCCGGGGTGAGGAGGGCGGCCACCAGGAAAAAGGCGGCGGAGGAGAAATCCCCAGGCACGGTGAGGTCCTTGGCAGGAAAGGGCTCGGCCCTTTGGGTGCGGATGCGCGGGCCCTCCCTTTCCAAGGGAAGCCCGAAGTGGCGGAAGAGCCTTTCCGTATGGTCCCGGGTGGGAAGGGGCTCCACCACCTCCGTGACCCCCTCGGCGAAAAGCCCTGCCAGGAGGAGGGCGCTTTTCACCTGGGCGCTGGGAACGGGAAGGGTGTAGGAAATCCCCTTTAAGCCCTTGCCCCGCACCGCCAAGGGGGCCTTTCTCCCCCCTTCCCTTCCCTCTATGGAAGCCCCCATGGCCCTTAAGGGCTCGGCCACCCGGCCCATGGGACGGCGGCGCAAGGAAGCATCTCCCGTCAGGACCGCAAAAAGGCCCTCCTGCCCCGCAAGGATCCCCAGGATCAGGCGCATCAGGGTCCCGGCGTTGCCGCAGTCCAGCACATCCTCCGGCTCCTTCAAGCGTAGCCCCTGTCCCCGCACCCGGAGGTGGGGGCCCTCCTCGAGGATCTCCGCCCCCAAGGCCCTCAGGACCCGGGCGGTGGACAGGGTGTCCCCAGCCTTCAGGGGATGGAAAAGCCTGCCCTCCCCCTGGCTCAGGGCCAGGAGCATGAGCCCCCGGTGGGTGACGGACTTATCCCCGGGAACCCGCACGCTTCCCCGCAAGGGACCACAGGGGCCTAGGTCCAGGTGAGGCCGGTCCATGCCCCCCAGTCTCGGGGGAACGGGGGGCTTTGGTCAAGGGCGATCCCCGATTACAATGGAATCCAAGCATGGCCCTGGCGTGGCAAAGCCCGGTGTATCTGGAACGGAAAAGGCTCCTGGAACTGCTACCCGAAGAACCTGGCTTTGCCGTTTACCTCGAGGCCCCCGCCGGCTACGGAAAAAGCGTCCTGGCCGGGCAGCTGGCCGCCCAACTGGGCCTTCGCACCCTCTGGGCCAGCACCCTTCTGGGCGAACCCCGGGTCCTCCTGGCCAAGGCCCTGGTCTTGCCCCAGGAGGTGCCCTGGGGAGGGGTGGTGGAGGCCCTTCGGGCTGAACCCACCCTGGTCATCCTGGAGGACCTGGCGGGGACGGAGGATCTCTCCCCCCTCCTCCGCACCCTCCCCTGCCTCCTGGTCCTGGCCAGCCGAAAACCCCTCCCCTATCCCGAGCTCCCCAAGCTCTTGGCGGAGGGAAGGCTCGTGCACCTGAAGGCGGTGGACCTGGCCTTTACCCTGGAGGAAGCCAGGCTCCTCTTCGCTGGCAAGGAGGGCTATGAGGAAGCCCACCGGGCCACAGGGGGATGGCCCCTTCCCCTTTTCCTTTCCGCCCTCACGGGAAGCCCCCCCGAGCCCACGGCCCTCATCCAGGGATTGGAGGAGAGCCTGTCTCCAGAGGAGTTCCAAGAAGGTCTCCTGCTGGCGGCCCTGCCCCACCTACCCTTTGCCCTTGCCCGCCCGGAAACGGAAAGCCTCTTCCAAAAAGGGCTTCTAAAGCGCCTGCCTGAGGGCTACAGCCTTCACCCCCTCCTCAAGGAGATGGCCAAAAGAAGCCTCCTCGAGGAGGTGCGGCAGGCGGTACGCCAGGCAGGGAAGAGGCTTCCCCCTGCCCTTTTGGCCGAGGCCTACTGGGAGGTGGGCCTGGAGGAAGCGCTTCTGGACCTCCTGGAACAGCCCATTACCCTCCCCATCCCCGCGGAAAGGCTCCTGGAGTGGGAAGACCTCCTCCGTCAAGGAGGCCCCAGAGCCCACTTGCGCCTGGGGGAGGCCCTGGCCCAGTGCGGAAGGAGGGAGGGCCTATCCCTTTTGGAGGAGCTCGCGGCCTCGAGGGCCAAGGAGGACCCGGCCCTGGCCCTCATTGCTTTAGGACACCTGGCCTACTATTTCTCCGAAACCCTTTTGGGGAAGGACCTTTCCCGGGCCCGCGTCTACCTGGAAGAGGGCCTAGGCTTGCTCCCCCAGGTAAGCCCGGAGCTGGCCGGGCGCTTCCTCAACGACGCGGCCCGGGTACCCTTTGCGGAGGGCAGGCCGGAGGAAGCCGCCCATCTCCTGGAGGAGGCCTTGCGCTACCTGCCCCCGGAAAGCCCCTACCGCATCGCCCCTCTTTCCAACCTGTCACTCCTGCGCTTTGAACTACAGGGAAGCATCCGCGAAAGGATCCAGGCCCTGGAGGAAGCCTTAAGGCTCATGGAGGGACACCTGCCCCAGAACATCCCGGGCCACCTCAGGGACCTGGGCTGGCTTTACCTCCTCCTGGGGGAAAGGGAAAAGGCCCGCGCCCACCTGGAAAGGGCGGCCCGAACCCCCGGCCATCCCCTGGCCTCCCTGGAGGCCAGGATGCTCCTCGCCCACCTGGAAGGGGATGCCGAGGCCCTTACCCGCCACGTGGCCCAGGCGGAGCTGTGGGAAACACCCTACCTGGTGGAAAGGGGACGGGCCCTTCTGGCGGAGCTAAAGAGGGATCCAGGGCTCCTCGAGGGGCTTTCCGGCTTTTTCCCAAGCCTCACCCGGGCCCTCCTGCTCAGGGATCCGAGCCTCCTTCCCCCCTATCCCGAAAGCCGGGAGGAAAGGCTCCTCTGGTACTCCGCCCGCTACCGCCTCCTGGGAGAAGAGGGGGATTTGGAAGCCCTCCTCGCCCTCACCGACGCCAAGGAAGGCATCCTCCCCGGCCTCCTTCCCCTGGAAAGCCTTCCCCGCAAGCGGCCCGAGCTTTCCCGGGCCTATCCCCTTTTGCAGGTCCTGCGCCTGGGCTGGAAGGAAGCCATCGCCTCGAGGCTCCCCGAGGTACCTCCCTTGAAGGTCCAGGTTATGGGAGGCTTCCGGGTGCAAAACCCCTTGGGGCCTGTGGAGCTAAGGGGGAAGGCCAAGGAGGTCTTCGCCCTCTTGCTCCTCGGCCTTCCCCGGGAGGAGGTGGCCTTTGCCCTTTGGCCGGACCTTTCCGAGGAAGCCGCCTTGAACAACCTTTACGTGTGGCTTGCCCGCCTGCGCAAACTCCTGGAACCCTGGGGGGTCCCCACCTACCTGGGGGAGGAGGGATTGATGCGGGTGGAAGCGGACCTCTTCGCCCTGGAGGAAGCCTTGGAACGGGGTGAGGCCGAAAGGGTCTTGGAGCTTTACCGGGAACCCCTCTTCCCGGGCCTGGACCACCCCCATCTGGACCACAAGCGGGAGGAGGTCTTCCATCGGGTGCGAGCCCTTTTCCTCAGGAAGGGGGAGCCCCGCTTCCTGGAGCGACTCTTGGAGCTGGACCCCCTGGACGAGGAAGCCCTCATCCCCCTGGTGGAATCCTGTCTATCCCGGGGGCAACGGGTCCGGGCCCGAAGGTTTTTGGAGCATTACCGGAAGAAGCTTTGGGAAGAGCTTGGGGAAAAACCCTCCCCTAAGGTGGAAGCCCTTCTTAGGACCCTTTAGGGCTCGCCCCGAGGAAAAACCCTTCCCCTTCCACCCGGATCCCTTCTCCCGGTTCCAAAAGGAAGGTGGCCGGGGGCACCAAGGGGATGCCCTCCACCCGGGCCTCTCCTTCCAGGAGGGTGAGGAGAAGGGGAGCCTGGGGCTTTAGGTGAAGAACTCCCCACAAGGGATAGCGATAAAGGTGGAAATAGGGTGTCCTGAGGAGGCGCTCTCCCCCTTCCACCGGCTCGGGCTGGACCGGAGGTAACGGGGTGGGCTCCAGAATGGCCACCTCGAGGGCCTTTTCCAGGTGAAGCTCCCGGGGGCGGCCGTAATCGTAAAGCCGGTAGGTGAGGTCCGAGGGCGTCTGCACCTCATAAACCTGGACCCCGGGGCCCAAGGCATGAACCACCCCGGCGGGCAGGTAGAGCACCTGGCCCGGGACCACGGGAACCCGGTTTAGGATTCGGTCCAGGTTCCCCCTGGTCACCGCATCCCTGACCTCTTGGAGGCTCACCCGCCGGGAGAAACCGTAGACCACCTCCCCTGGGGCGAGCACGTACCAGGCCTCATATTTGCCCGGCCTCCCTTCCTTCTCTAGGGCGTAGGCATGGGGCGGATGGACCTGCACGGAAAGCCATTCCGCTGGGTCCAGGATCTTCAGGAGAAGGGGCTCCTCCGCCAGCCACACCTCTCCCACCCCTGGGCCGAAGCCCAGGGCATCTCCCCCCCAGGGACGCTGCACCGGCCTGGGACTAAAAGGCCGCACCAGGGTTAGCATAAGGGGTATGCGCGACCTGGACCGCGAGGAAACCTATCTTTCGGACCGACGAGGCCTGGCCCTGGAGCTTCGCGACCTGGTGGGTTCGGGGCCCGTGCCCACCCGGTCCTACCCCGCGCCCTACGCCGCCTTGGGCTATGGGGAGGGCCACTTCGCCGCCGGGCTCTCCGGCCTCCCCGACTGGACGGAGGAGGGGACCCTGTTCGTGCTGGAAGGCGGGTACGACCTGGGAGAGGCCGCGGCCCTTTCCCTTCTGGCGGAGACGGAACGGGTGCAGGTGGTCAGGCTGGGCCTCCGCCCCGGAGGGGAGGTCTACCTGTACCCTAGCCCCCTGAACCCTTACCGCTACCTGCGCTTCCTCCTCCTGGCCACGGGGCAGGAGGAAGCCCTCATGGAGGTGGATAGGGCCCTACTGGAGGAGCGAAAACGCCTCACCCCGGAGATCCCCCTCGAGGAGAACCCCGCCAAGTTCCTGGCCTACACCCTGGTGGAGCGAATCCCCCTCCTCTACGCCCCTTTTTACCGCCCCCTAGAGGAGGCCGGGCAGAGCCTCTTTGCCCGCATCGGGAAAAGCCTGGCCCTCACCCCACCCCATAGCGCCCTGGAGTTTTTCCTCACGGGCCTCGAGGCGCGCCACGAACAAGGAGACCCCTTGGCCGCCCTTCTTTTGGGGGAAGGGGAGGCGGTACGCCTGGCCAAGGAGATCCTGGAAACCCGGGTGGACGCCATCGCCGAGGTGCCTGCCCCCTCAGGTGGCCGCCTGGCCCAGGCCCTGGCCCTCTGGTACCGGCTGGCCTGGACCGCCTACTACCTGGCCCTCCTCTACGGGGTGGACCCCTCCGACCCCGAGGTGCTGGAGCGCCTGCGGGAAGCCACCTAAACGCCCATGACGCCCTTCCCTAAGCCGGAGGACCTCCAGGCGGCCATGGCCCTGCAAAGGAGCCTGGCGGAAAGGGTGCTCCTGGAGGGAAGCCTTCAAGGCGTCCAGCGGATCGCCGCCCTAGACGCTTCCCACAAAAGGGGGAAGCCCCTGGTGGCGGTGGCGGTGCTTTACCACCTGGAGAAGGGCCCTATGGCCGTGGGGTTGGGGGTGGTGCCCGAGGAAGCCCTTTTCCCCTACATTCCCGGCTTCCTCTCCTTCCGGGAGGCCCCTGCCTATCTCCAGGCCATACATGCCCTGGGCGATCCCCCCGAGGCCCTTTTGGTGGATGGCCAGGGCATCGCCCACCCCCGGGGCCTGGGCATCGCCAGCCACCTGGGGGTGCACCTGGACCTCCCCAGCATCGGGGTGGCCAAGAGCCTGCTCCACGGCCGCCTCGAGGCTCCCTTGCCCCAGGAGGCGGGCAGCGCGGTAAGGCTTCTCTCCCCGGAAGGCCGCCCCCTGGGCTACGCCTACCGCAGCCGCCAGGGAGTCAAGCCCCTTTTCATCTCCCCGGGCCACCGGGTGGGCCTGGAGGAGGCCTTGGCCTTCGTGAAGGGACTTCCCACCCGTTTCCGCCTGCCGGAACCCCTGCGCCTGGCCCACCTCGAGGCGGGCAAGGCCCTCCGCAGGCTGGACCCGTAAACTGGAGCCCGTGGAGGCCCAGCGACCAAACCCCGTCTACCGGGCCGCTTGGTACCTGGCCCGGTCTCTCCTGCACCTTCTTTTCGGCTACCGGGTGGAGGGAGCGGAAAACGTCCCCCGGGAGGGTTCCGTGATCCTGGCAGCCAACCACCTTTCCATCCTGGATCCCATCGCCGTGGGGGCCGGGGTGAGACGCCCGGTGAGCTTTCTGGCCCGGGCCGAGGTCTTCCGCCTGCCCTTCCTCTCCTGGCTCCTACCCCGGCTTTACGCCATCCCCGTGGAGCGGGGCCAAAGCGACCTCTCCGCCATCAAGGGGGCCATCCGCGCCCTGGAGCGGGGCATGGCCTTCGGCATCTTCCCGGAAGGAACCCGAAGCCGCACGGGCAAACTCCAGCCCTTCAAGACCGGAGTGGCGGCCATCGCCCTACGCACCGGCAGTCCCGTGGTACCGGTGGCCGTGGTGGGCACTGACCAGGCCTGGCCCGTGGGCCGAAAGCTATTCCGTTTGCGCAGACCCATCCGGGTGATCTACGGGAAACCCATACTGGTTCCAAGGCTTTCCCGGTTTACCCACCAGGAGCTGGAAAGCTTGACCCGGGAGATAGAGGCCCGGGTAAGGGAACTTCTGCCACCCCGGTACCGCTAGAGCCAATACTTCCGTTATCATACATTACTATACACAGGTATACAAATAGGTCGGAGTATTGCGTGGTTGTATTCAAGCGTGCTATAGTCCTTGCGGAAGGGAAAAGAGGAGGGAGGTGAAGAATGGCAGCAAAGAAAACGGTCACCAAAGCGGATCTGGTGGATCAGGTGGCTGCCGCCACGGGCCTCAAGAAGAAGGACGTGAAGGCGGCGGTGGACGCGTTCCTCTCCAAGGTGGAAGAAGCCCTCGCGGGGGGGAACAAGGTCCAGCTCACCGGCTTCGGCACCTTTGAGGTGCGCAAGCGCAAGGCCCGCACTGGCGTGAAGCCCGGCACCAAGGAGAAGATCAAGATCCCCGCCACCCAGTATCCCGCCTTCAAGCCGGGCAAGGCCCTCAAGGAACAGGTCAAGAAGTAAGCTATTCCCTTCCCCCGGGGGGCTAAAGCCCCCCGGGTTTATCCCTTTCCTCAGGCCCCGCCTAAGGCTCCCCCTGGTTTGACCTTGGGCACCACCCGGGGGGGTTCCTTTTCCGGGCGCTCCTGGGGAGCGCCCTCCTCCTCCTCCAAGGGCAGGCCCTCCACCACCTTCTGGAACTCCTCGGCGGTGAGGGTTTCCCGCTCCAAGAGGGTTTCCGCCACCCGCTCCAGGATCTCCCGTTTCTCCTGGAGGAGGTTCTTCACCCGCCCGTACTGCTCCTCGATGAGGCCACGCACCGCCTCGTCTATGCGCTTGGCGGTTTCCTCAGAGTACTGGCGCACGTCGTAGCCGCCCAGGTAGGTGTCCTCCCGCACGGCATAGGCCACCGGCCCGAACTCCGGGTGCATGCCCCATTCGGTGATCATGCGCCGGGCCAACTCCGTGGCCTGGCGGAAATCGTTTTCCGCCCCCGTGGTCACGTCCTCAAAGACGAGCTCCTCCGCCGCCCGCCCGGCCAAGGCCACGGCGATCTGGTCCAGGAGGCGTTTCCGGCTCCAGTGGAGCATGTCCTCCCGCCTCGGCATCATGAAGCCCAAAGCCCGCCCCCTGGGCACGATGGTCACCTTGTGCACTCCGTCCGCGTGCTCCAGGAAGTGGGCAGCCAGGGCATGCCCCGCCTCGTGGTAGGCGGTGATCCTGCGGTCCCGGGGGGTAAGGACCAGGCTCTTCTTGGCTGGCCCCATCATCACCCGGTCGGCCGCCTCCTCGAGGTCCTTCATGGTGATCTTCTTCCGGCCTTCCCGGGCTGCCAGGAGGGCCGCCTCGTTCAGGAGGTTTTCCAGATCCGCCCCCACGAAGCCCGGGGTGCGCTTGGCCAAAAGGGCCAGGTCCACATCCTCGGCCAAGGGCTTGCCCCGGGCGTGGATGCGGAGGATCTGCTCCCTGCCCCTCACGTCAGGAGCGTCTATGGCCACCTGGCGGTCAAAGCGCCCCGGGCGCAAAAGGGCGGGGTCCAGGACATCGGGCCGGTTGGTGGCGGCCATGACGATGATGGTGGAATCCTTTTCGAACCCATCCATCTCCACCAAAAGCTGGTTCAGGGTCTGCTCCCTCTCGTCGTTGCCGCCCCCAACCCCTGCCCCGCGCCGGCGGCCCACGGCGTCGATCTCGTCGATGAAGACGATGCAAGGGGCGTGGCGCTTGGCGGTCTCAAAGAGGTCCCGCACCCGGGCCGCCCCTACCCCCACGAACATCTCCACGAAGTCGGAGCCGCTTGCGGTGATGAAGGGCACCTTGGCCTCCCCAGCCACCGCCCGGGCGATATGGGTCTTCCCCACCCCCGGGGGGCCCACCAAAAGGACCCCCTTGGGAATCCTGGCCCCCATCTCGTGGAAGCGGGCCGGGTTCTTCAGGAACTCCACGATCTCCTTGAGCTCCTCCTTGGCCTCCTCCGCCCCAGCCACATCCTTGAAGGTCACCTTGGGGGCCTCGGTGAGCACCTTGGCCCGGCTCTTGGTGAAGCTGAAGGCGGAGTCCGAAGGCCCGGCGCGCCCGCTACGGGAGAAGTAGAAGAGGGCGCCCACCAGAAGGCCCACCAGGAGGAGGGGCCAGAGGAAACCCAAGGGGCTTTGACCCGGGGGAGGCTCCACCCGCACGTTGACCCCCTTGCGCATCCAGGCTTCGAGGGTCTGGTTGTCCGGGGGGCTGGCGGCGTGGGTGGTGAAGGTGGAGCCATCGGTGAGGGTGCCCTGGATGCGGGTATCCCCGGCACGCACCACCACCTCCTTCACCCGGCCCGCCTGCAGGTCCTCGAGGAAGGTGGTGTAGTTCACCCCGCCCCCGGGATTCCCCGCGGTGCCCGCCAGGCTGAAGGCCCAGGCCAAGAGGAGCAGGCCCAAAACAAAGACCAGGAAATTCAAGGGAAGCCGGGACATGTCTTCTCTTAGGGTACACGGCCTGAGGGAAATCCGGGTAGCCCAGGGCACCATGATACAGACATGCTCAACTCTCTTGACTTATCCATGTGGCATGGTCTATGCTTGGGATGAGAGGTGTAGCTATGGCTAAGGCAGTGGGCATTGACCTGGGCACCACCAACAGCGTGATCGCCATCATGGAGGGCGGCAAGCCCGTGGTCTTGGAGAACGCGGAGGGCGAGAGGACCACCCCCAGCGTGGTGGCCTTCCGCGACGGCGAAACCCTGGTGGGCCGCATGGCCAAGCGCCAGGCGGTCCTGAACCCCGAGGGCACCGTCTTTGAGATCAAGCGGTTCATCGGCCGCCGTTTTGAGGAGGTCCAGGAGGAGGCCAAGCGGGTCCCTTACAAGGTGGTCCCCGGGCCTGACGGCGGGGTGCGGGTGGAGATCAAGGGCAAGCTCTACACCCCCGAGGAGATCAGCGCCATGGTCCTCCGCAAGCTGGTGGAGGACGCCTCCAAGAAGCTGGGGGAAAGGATCACCAAGGCGGTGATCACCGTGCCCGCCTACTTCAACAACGCCCAGCGGGAGGCCACGGCCAACGCCGGGCGGATCGCGGGCCTCGAGGTGCTGCGCATCATCAACGAGCCCACCGCCGCCGCTTTGGCCTACGGCCTGGACAAGAAGGGCAACGAGACCGTCTTGGTCTTTGACCTGGGGG
The Thermus neutrinimicus genome window above contains:
- the tmpR gene encoding bifunctional dihydropteridine reductase/dihydrofolate reductase TmpR; this encodes MRVALVTGSAKGIGRAILLALAKEGFHVAVHYRTSEGLAEATRLEAEALGVKAIKVRADLTREEEVLALVEEVRYHLGGVGVLVNNVGDYLYKPIEEVSLEEWRWILDSNLTSTFLLTQKLLPLMVAQGYGRIVNLGYAGAQNLLARPHITPYAIAKTGVILYTKAIAKRFAQAGITANVVAPGVAENSVSKPLQEIPMARLALLEEIARAVLFFVREPYVTGQVLEVAGGWNL
- a CDS encoding NUDIX domain-containing protein, which encodes MEGSPRHPIPTVGALVEQGGRVLLVRTEKWRGLWGVPGGKVEWGESLEEALRREFWEEVGLGLREVRFALVQEAIYSPEFYQPTHMLLFNYFALGEGEVRPGEEILEWAWLKPEEGFALPLNSFTRVLLETYLAARGKG
- a CDS encoding CDP-alcohol phosphatidyltransferase family protein codes for the protein MVPGAKERPVQEFLNVLLFRPLAHLVVLLLFRTRLRPHHLVFLHTILVLLAARLIHLGQDLPAALLLQLKTILDNADGQLARLRGEVTELGRYLDTELDLLGNLFLFLALGARTGAWELAFVAFGVFTLVQSYDFNLERLYREARGLPLPAGEGDPPTSLLAFLRGVYRLFFLPQDWGIRALEGFLLGRFRLVPERFWDEWALAGVVNLGLTSQLFFLGVFLLYQKPEAYLTFVLLQGLYLVLWYLWRVLRAIPSPR
- the cmk gene encoding (d)CMP kinase encodes the protein MRGIVTIDGPSASGKSSVAQKVAEALGVPYLSSGLLYRAAAYLAQRVGVDPGDEAGILALLETFRVRLLPEAQGNRVVAERAGALEDLTPNLHTPEVDRAVSQVARHPGVRAWVNERLREVPPPFVAEGRDMGTAVFPQAPHKFYLTATPEVRARRRTLERPQDYGEVLRELIRRDELDRAQSAPAPEAVVIDTSGMTLEEVVARVLSHIQD
- the aroA gene encoding 3-phosphoshikimate 1-carboxyvinyltransferase codes for the protein MDRPHLDLGPCGPLRGSVRVPGDKSVTHRGLMLLALSQGEGRLFHPLKAGDTLSTARVLRALGAEILEEGPHLRVRGQGLRLKEPEDVLDCGNAGTLMRLILGILAGQEGLFAVLTGDASLRRRPMGRVAEPLRAMGASIEGREGGRKAPLAVRGKGLKGISYTLPVPSAQVKSALLLAGLFAEGVTEVVEPLPTRDHTERLFRHFGLPLEREGPRIRTQRAEPFPAKDLTVPGDFSSAAFFLVAALLTPGSEVTVEGVGLNPTRTGLLQVLREMGADLEWQVLEGEAGEPVGWIRARYSPLKGVSVDPGLIPLMVDEVPILAAAASWAEGETHIPGLSELRVKESDRIAAIAHNLRALGVGVEEGPDWLRIQGGGVRPGEVEPFHDHRIAMAFAVAALPVGVRVWEPHWAEISYPGFFQDLKRLCGAS
- a CDS encoding transcriptional regulator — encoded protein: MALAWQSPVYLERKRLLELLPEEPGFAVYLEAPAGYGKSVLAGQLAAQLGLRTLWASTLLGEPRVLLAKALVLPQEVPWGGVVEALRAEPTLVILEDLAGTEDLSPLLRTLPCLLVLASRKPLPYPELPKLLAEGRLVHLKAVDLAFTLEEARLLFAGKEGYEEAHRATGGWPLPLFLSALTGSPPEPTALIQGLEESLSPEEFQEGLLLAALPHLPFALARPETESLFQKGLLKRLPEGYSLHPLLKEMAKRSLLEEVRQAVRQAGKRLPPALLAEAYWEVGLEEALLDLLEQPITLPIPAERLLEWEDLLRQGGPRAHLRLGEALAQCGRREGLSLLEELAASRAKEDPALALIALGHLAYYFSETLLGKDLSRARVYLEEGLGLLPQVSPELAGRFLNDAARVPFAEGRPEEAAHLLEEALRYLPPESPYRIAPLSNLSLLRFELQGSIRERIQALEEALRLMEGHLPQNIPGHLRDLGWLYLLLGEREKARAHLERAARTPGHPLASLEARMLLAHLEGDAEALTRHVAQAELWETPYLVERGRALLAELKRDPGLLEGLSGFFPSLTRALLLRDPSLLPPYPESREERLLWYSARYRLLGEEGDLEALLALTDAKEGILPGLLPLESLPRKRPELSRAYPLLQVLRLGWKEAIASRLPEVPPLKVQVMGGFRVQNPLGPVELRGKAKEVFALLLLGLPREEVAFALWPDLSEEAALNNLYVWLARLRKLLEPWGVPTYLGEEGLMRVEADLFALEEALERGEAERVLELYREPLFPGLDHPHLDHKREEVFHRVRALFLRKGEPRFLERLLELDPLDEEALIPLVESCLSRGQRVRARRFLEHYRKKLWEELGEKPSPKVEALLRTL
- a CDS encoding class I mannose-6-phosphate isomerase; amino-acid sequence: MLTLVRPFSPRPVQRPWGGDALGFGPGVGEVWLAEEPLLLKILDPAEWLSVQVHPPHAYALEKEGRPGKYEAWYVLAPGEVVYGFSRRVSLQEVRDAVTRGNLDRILNRVPVVPGQVLYLPAGVVHALGPGVQVYEVQTPSDLTYRLYDYGRPRELHLEKALEVAILEPTPLPPVQPEPVEGGERLLRTPYFHLYRYPLWGVLHLKPQAPLLLTLLEGEARVEGIPLVPPATFLLEPGEGIRVEGEGFFLGASPKGS
- a CDS encoding SIS domain-containing protein, which translates into the protein MRDLDREETYLSDRRGLALELRDLVGSGPVPTRSYPAPYAALGYGEGHFAAGLSGLPDWTEEGTLFVLEGGYDLGEAAALSLLAETERVQVVRLGLRPGGEVYLYPSPLNPYRYLRFLLLATGQEEALMEVDRALLEERKRLTPEIPLEENPAKFLAYTLVERIPLLYAPFYRPLEEAGQSLFARIGKSLALTPPHSALEFFLTGLEARHEQGDPLAALLLGEGEAVRLAKEILETRVDAIAEVPAPSGGRLAQALALWYRLAWTAYYLALLYGVDPSDPEVLERLREAT